The Anopheles maculipalpis chromosome 3RL, idAnoMacuDA_375_x, whole genome shotgun sequence genomic sequence TACTATCATGACTAGAAGCAGTTCCTAGTGACTCGGACAACTCATCCCTATTTTTGCTACATGTACTAAACGCTGTCTCACAATTATCGTCACATCTACTACGCCCTCGCGTAGTATCTGTCATCCGTGTCACATTGATGTCATAataagcaacaacagcaccaaccaCAGCACAtcacaaaacaattcaaaacatCATTCATTCCGGTTGGTTGTGAGTAAGCAGAataaagacaaacaaacatgcCAGGAGGTACGGTTCTCGAGCACTCGCCCACTGTGTGTGGGTGCGCGTGCGTTTGTATCAAGCCCACTCTAGTACGCATATCTCAAgtggaaaaactgaaacaaaacttttctaCTCCGTACTTCGGGCACTTCATATTGTGCAAATGTGTAATCGCGTTGACGCTGTAAAGTCACACGAGCACACGAGCCGGCTCATGCAGTACAGGGCAGCCCTTGACTGTAGCCCCGTGCCGTGCAAGTTCAAAGTTACGGTCACAACACAGTTTACCAGTGGTATAGAAGCGGGGGAGAAAGAAAGCCACCACCACGTAGCGAATGCAGCAAAAATGCCCGAGCCCTTCCAAGTGCAACGGCATCAGCACACGCGTGTTAGTAAGCGTAAGGCATGATTTATAGGTATCATCCGTCAGGCCAGCGTATGGACTGTTCGAGACAGACCGCGATCACGTAATAGATCGATCGCGTGCGCATGGAAAAGGTGGACAAAGTGCATCCAGCCCGCGGGAAGGGGAGAGCTACAGGGGCTACAAACTGCAACTGCAGCTGCAACAATAACACTATAAGCTGACGCACACGCTCCCTCTCCacgcttgttttgtttgtacacAAACCATACCAAccgtcttctttttttaagttgattTGCCAACACACAGGCACAAAGTTCTAGCCAGTCCGGAGGGATGCGGTTTTAACCGGGGAAATAACTACGCTGCACCACGCTGTAACGCCGTAGCGTAACGCTACGTTGTAACGCTACCCTACCGACCCCTATCCaccgaccaggcgtctccatccggCCATCCCGATTcgtaacaacaaacaaaacctggAGCTGGAAGCTTTCCAACGGACCAACGCGCGGGCCACGGGCGTCCTTCGCTCGGTCGCAACTGATAATACGATACACGCGAACATCTTTTTGCGCGGTGAATATTTTGAAGCGCGGGAAACGATCGCTACTGGGTGGGTGGGTCTTAAAAGGTGGAGGGAGAGGGTGTAAGGGGAGTAGCACTTTAGCTTTATGAGACTAATTGCTTTGATTCGATTGCGCACGATTGTGTAATACATGCGTGTGTGGATGtatgggtgtgcgtgtgtgtgtgtaaatgtgtAGAGAAGTGGCACTGACATACACGGCTGCAATTCTATGCATCGCGGAATGCATCAACGTGGCATACAACGTTCGTCTACGTCAACGTAATCTTTCAGGTTCGaacacaaaactattgcaactGACTAGATTTGAACCTGATGCTTAGTATAAAAGATTTTCAGGAGATGTCTTTGGTAGTGGTATtgtaaaattgtgaaaaaaaatacatttttaagaGAACAAATTAGTAATAAAAATTGGATAtattaatgaatttttaactGTGTGTTTAAATTCACTTTCTTTCTAGAGGCATTTGTCAGAATATTTACAACCTCTGCTTAACGCGATTTAGTTGCTGCTTGCAGAGTTTTCCGGGTGTTTCTGGGACCACCTTagcccatggaaaatcggcgactCTCCCGTTATTGGTCCGATTGACTTTAGATAAAATAATTCCAAAGCTGCTTTCACACGATGATTTCTTCAAAACTTTAACAGCCTAGCCCACAGCATCTGGAGAGTCAACTTAAAATCCtctttaatttactttaacaATGTACAAAAGACAAAAACTGTTCGGCAGCATAGAACAAACAGTTGGGTTATTGAATCTCAATAggtgaaattaattattctttAGCTCAGCTTAAGTTGGTGCCCATGTTTGAGGGAGATGCCAGAGAcatttaacattattttatcTTATGTGAAAACCTAGTTTCTGATACAgcgatttatttgaaaaaatgtttgtaaaagCAACTGAACACAATGAATGGTCAATTCATCACGAACGATGAATGAATCGGATAAATAATTCCCAACTCTCGCTGCACTGCACAATCGGTTACATCGAAGCATCCGGATCGCATCATACACCCATTCGTGTATCCATTTTACCGTTTACAGACTCTGCTTTATAATTacatatgtaaaaaaataccTCCCCAGGAGGGTTAGTGTTTCGTGTTTGATAATATtcatgaagtaaaaaaaaaatcagaattaaTTATCAAACTGCCTCCGATTAAATCATGCCCCTCATGGTTGTTTTGCCGTTTTCGCGAACGTTTCGAAGTTCTAGGGCTTTTAGCGAACACACTCGTCAACGGTCTCGCTCATTCCTCTGTAAGACCCCTATGGAGATCTCCCCTTGTTCGTCTCGTTGGATCATCAATTGTCTTGGCCTGGTGAGGTTGCGTAACTTTAAACTCACGTCATACAACGACGAACCAGCAGTTCCGCCATCATTCCATGATCAGATGATGAACACTCCAgatgaaaataattgcattttttaataaagttttttcTAGCTTTCTTACCTCGTTctcttcgtttgttttcgttgttttctcCACGAAAGCTAAGGATACGGAAGTACGAAAATCGTCGTACAAATCCGTTTAGCACAGCAGCGCACACGTGGTTTGTTGACGGGTTTGGTGGCTTTACCTCAATCAATCGTATGCGTACGATTGTTGAAGTGGGTTTTCATTGTAAATTGTATCTTCCGGCGCTGCACAAGCCTTTTCCTGCTGTTCATGGCCTTTCAGGTGCGGGATTGACTGGTTGATCCGACGAGGAGAAGAACGGAGGCACACTTAGCACTTTTTCGCGATCGACGATAATTTATAACAAAATGCTGTTGCACTTTGGATACAACAAAGTAAAGATTAAATTAGACACATTTTTTATCACACTTTTCCTCTTTCACATTCGCTTTGTTTGGCGTGGAGGAGGCACTGGTAtggaaataaaacttttatttcatttccgtCGGCGAATCAAAACAGTTGGAAATATATCGCCGAAGAAAACACCCAATTACGCACAATTATCAACCGTCGCTTATGGCTCACTGAATAATTTCCAATTGCCATTTCCTTTCACTCGAAAAATTTCTACCGTTTTTCCAACGATACTAATCGGTATCACTCGAGCACAACTGATAAGCATATCGATGCACCACTAACGGTTGCAAAGTTTCGCGCCACTTTGCCTATATTCGCTTCTCACACACCACTTTAACgccgttgttttttattctgcaaacacaaacaattaattaaacaCCACGTGTTCGGTGACACGGAAATGTGGCCAGTTGTtgcaaaaacggaaaacgacaaccaaaacaaacccgCGACCAGCGACACCGACCGCATCAGTAAGCGTTATTCTAAACCCCGTTTAAAGAACTAACTGAAAGCAGGACACAGGAAGCACACGtaaagtgagtgtgtgtgtgtgtgcgtctgtgtgttCGAACAGTCAGCAGGTGGGGTGTGCTTCGTTGCACTGGCGAGACAGAATGTGCGGAATGTACCGATGTCTCAAGTTCAAGTTCCGAGTCCGATTGCACCACACCATTTGCTTGGCGCAGTTTGATTCAGGTTAATGTCAAGCACAAACGCGCTGCATCGGTCAACTAGTCTGTTGGGGTGGGATGCCAACCACCACTAACAACCACTTACAAAATGCACCCTAATCCAGCATCGCAAGCTTGTCAGTGTGCCGCGAACAAGCGGACCGCGATCGATGAACACCGAACACAGAGCGCAGCGCAGGAAGAGGTTCGTGTTTCGCCTGCGTTAGCACCGCCACGGTGGAACTGAGCTGAGGCTTTTATCATGCTAAGTCATAGAGTTGCCTTCCGAAGCTGCCAAAGGCTTTGTGCGAGCGTGCACACATTATCAACCTGCCAGTGGCAATTGGACGGTGCAACACGAGCCTCCATGATCGTGAAAGGGAGGCTGGGGCCAAATGAGGCGAAGTCATGAGGGGAATTCGATAAAAGAAGCTCGTTAATCGCACGTTTCGTAAGCTGTGTGGTTGTTGGATAAGGAGGTAAGGTGTATAAAAagggggtttgtgtgtgtattattaCAAGCTAAGAGGCTTTTCATACACAAATAAAGTGGTAGGAAAAAACAGCAATGGAGTTGTGAGTGGAAAAATAGCTTGCAAGTGGAgaatcatcttcatcttctccATCATCTTCCAAAACGGTTGTAAAAATGTTGTACAAAACGGGTAAAGAACAACCTCTCAACGTGAAGTTTGAGCCTCGCAGAAAAGGTAGAACAAATGTACGATTATCAACTCTCATGCATGTAGGAGATTTTATTGATAAAGTACATACAATTCtgataaataaatcttttgtGGAAGAATTTTGATATACCATTCGTAttcattgcatacttttcagGCGATCAATGTACATCCTAGCCAACCCATCGGTCGTGGGAACGTAAAAGTACACTCCatatattttttccaacactccTCTTGGCCCCTATCTCTCGTTTGATTGTagttgcaattgcaattgcaataCTGCTTTGTGGTATTCGAAAACACGCCACTGCACTATCACAACCCACGTCTCTTGACGAAACCTCGTatgcaaccaaacaacaataGAGTTTACCCTTCTACGACCACTATCAAACCGGTCATAGAACTACGGCACCCGTCACCGTCCGTGCGGGCTAGAAACGTTAACTATCGTCGAAGGTCGTCCACACTTGCCTAACCCTTTCTCTACCCTTGTTCACGGTCTCAGAACGATTAGATGGCAGGCAGCCGGAGTGGCAGTTGCAGCAggaagtgtatgtgtgtgcaaaactttaaaacataCAACCTTTACAAGGGTTGCGATTACGGGCAGAATAATGGAGCAATAGGGAGATCAGGTTGCCCGCTTAGTATGACGCGCATAGAACCAAGCATGTTTTAACAATAAAACTACCTGTTTTTGGTACTCTCCACAAAAGCCTTGTTCATCATACTGTAATTTTATCCACCTCAAATGAGTAATTCCTACAAGTGAGTCCCGTGCTTCAAATTTACAAACGCTCAAACAAATAGCGTGGCTTCATTTCCTGTTTCGATAGTAGTTTGCTTTTCTCCCATATGTATCGCTCGCAACTGTGAACTGCAACACCCATTGCACACTGTTCTGATCGTTCGCTGCAAGGCCATCGCTTCAATAGCCCTCGCGCGTGTGCCGTTATGAACGGTTATATGGAAAGATAAATATGACAAACATTCCTGTACCGACCTGTTCATCCGTCCGTATGTGGAAAGGTAAAGAGGTGGTGGGGTAGAGAAAGATGGGATGAGATGACAATTGTCGGCGTCCAGGCTTGCAACATACTGTGATATGGAGGAGGCTATTACCGGGTACTTATAACCATATGACGCATTGCTGGTTGAGCTTTTGCCGTGGTTGCATATATGCACTATTTGTTCGATGACCGTGGCCTTTTCTACGAAATTGTCCGATTGTGTCCATCCCGAGGTCAGGGGTTGTTTGACCTGGTGATGCTGACCTCGATATTGCTCCCGGTACTTAGTGGTAGtgattttctctcttttactGTAATTTAGCATGATTGACCAACGATTTCTTTTGCATGTACATTTGAACTTAGCtaatgcattttatttattatgttgAGTGGTTGAAAATTTGAGTTTAAAATCCTTACTTAAGTAAACCAacagaaaagataaaaagtaTTGGTTTTGagtgaaacaataaaaaaaaataaaaaaaggatttgcTTACAGAAAAATTGCACTAATTTAAACTTGCAGACAAGGTTTTTGCTCTTTGGCTTCTAGCTTCTCGTTGGTCGTTGCGAACCCAGTTCCGCCCTGCAGAACGAACAATTAGATTATTTAATCAAACATAAAAGAAGCTTTCGTTTGAGAATACATACACGTTGCAGTGGAATAATGTCCGATTCCGAGAGCCTTTCATTCGTCAAAGGGTGTATCATGTCTTTcttgatgattttttcaatacaTTCTATTGTTACGACGTCTCCGCTTTTAACAtggcagcacaaaaaaaaggtcatttAATTAGAGCATAGTTATATGTATTGTAATTTCAGATACTTACGTCGGTTTCAGCACTGCACACGGTACTGAGTTGTTCAGGATATCATGCGTCACCGCACACATGTATCGGTTTTCCTTTGCAATCAGCGATTTCTTATCGGACGGATCCTTTACGAGCGTAAACTTTACCTCAATCAAATCTTTAGCTTTCAGCGGTTTGTTTGAAACGGGGCAATAGATTTTGCTATCTGGTTTTTCGATGCGCGACACCTTGGCTGCCGGTGTTTGTGACGGTACCCAAAAACTGGGCAGCTCCTTTCGCTTGCCCAGCGACACGTTCGAAATCGCTCCACTGGTGCTAGGTTTTTCTACTGAAAAAAAGTGGAACAGAGTAAACGTGTAAATGACTTTTTATcgttaaaatatataaatcttGGCGATACGAACCGCTTGGTATGACAGCCTTACTGCTCACGATATTTTTCTCCGTCGAGATGAACCGATCCAACTTCTTTTGCTGTTCTGCGTTTGCCTTTGCAGTTTCCTCTTCCTCGTCCTGTTTGACCTGCTTCTCGTACTCTTTCATCTTGCGGCTGTATTCGTTCTTCTTTGAGATGATGTAGGTGAGGATGGCTTCCTTATCGAACAGATAACCATCTTTGCTGAAATTGAAGGGGTTTTATTAATATTGATTTATAACTTATTGATATGTTTTCTAGGCAATACATACGTTATTACTGGATTTCGACACGGTTGCAAGGTCAGCGAGCAACAGTCGAAGCTTTTCACCGAATCCTTCCCAATGCGGCGGGATGTCGTACCGAAACCAGAGTTTGCTgcatcctttttcttctcgtgGTACGTATAAACTGCTCCGGCAGTACAATTTCTAGCGTGGCGAGTCATTTTTAGGCGGTATAATTCTCCAAATTCACAATTCCAATGGGAACAATCGTGTTTGTTTACTCCttttcacaacacaacaacctgCCAGCTGTCAAAGGGCGAAGCAGTGTTGCCAACAATGGTGCAGGTTTAGATCGGTTTGAAATTGGAAGGGTGTAAGCTATCCGAttcattaatatttaaaaatatcgtttttttaaataagcgAATCGAAGGAAATGGAAGGTAAATATGCAGaaattgtccaaaaaccaCTACTTAATTCCATTTTAATCCATTTATTCTGTTTTATTACAGAAATCAACCAATTTTTAACAGTTAAcaacaaagaataaaaaataacgatTGTATATCAAGCTTTGTTCGTTGTAGGCTCCTCTACTCCtttgtagacaaaaaaaacctgaacAACCCTTCACAAATCCCTTGATTCTTCTACGTTTTGTTTGAAAGGATGTATGTCCTGAAGAACATGAAACACAAGCAACAAGCGTAACCCCTTTTGGCAAATATTCTTCTGGTGTCTGGGCTCTTCTTCGTCTGCCTTTGTGTGcagaaaacaacaagaaaagggGTCCCtctattcctttttttgctgcaaattCTTTACGTCCTGCTGCGCCATTTATTCCATTTGGTCCTGATTATTCTGCATACACACTCGAAGGATAGATCGGTCGCGTGATcttttttattagatttttttttcaatttgcataCAAATCTTGTTGGCATAGAAAAAGAGCGATAAATAGCCCAGTAATAGCAGCAGTAAAGGTAAAGtgttttaaacttattttacTCCATTTAGTTGACCAAAAAATTACTTCGCAAACCTCAGCTCTTACACGATTCACCAAATTACCAGCGCGCATCAGTCCACATCATCCAACGGTAACACATCAAAGATTACTTCCGAAACCAATTGATAGCACAATAGCCCACCAATGATAAGAAATTAGCCGAACCAGCCGAGATTCACACGAACCACGGGTTCATCCTCGCTCGCTCACCGCAGGGAACCGCTCAAACGCACGCTGTTCGCCCGCACCGAGCATTAATCGGTAGCATAACTCATTCAACCTTAACCAATTCACCCGGCCTTTTCAAGGCAAAGCATGTGTGCTTGTAAGTGGAGAACGTGCCTAAAGAGAGTGTgacgaaaaaaagaactccACAAGCACTACATTCTATGCTCCGGGTACATCATCATTCATGCTCACCACAGACGGGCGCAATGGCGCAGCGAGCGCGCGATCCTCTTGTGCATCGTCGTCAAGACATCGGCGTAGTATCACACTGTCGCTTCCCAGCAGCGGATCGTCGGGATCTCTCGAGCCGGCGTACAAAAACCTCTCTAGACTCAGGGGGTTCGTGTTCTCTTATCATTGGTGCATTGATACAAGTGTATTTGCGAGGTTGCGATTTGACCATATCGCCATTAACGGTCAATTAACCGAATCGCGCAGGTGATCTGAAACGGTACgaccattattattattactccATTACTGGAACTTGTTGATATTGGAATTGTACATAAAGTACATACAGTGGACTGTGGAGCTAGTTTTAGTGACAATTACCTCGAATACTGCTGATGAGACGGAGCTCTTGTTTTGGTCTTCATCCGTCGTGCTTAATGGAACTGTTATCAGTGGTCAATTTGGAGGGAGGAAACAAACATCCCAAAGCGAATTGTGGTGATAACTCGCCAGCTGTACAGTTCAATAGTTCAAGATGTGCGTAGTGGTAGTTCTTGACTGGAGCAGATTGACAGTGACGGTTAAATGCGATTGAAGCGCATCTTCTAAATAATACCAGCAAGATAGTACACACCTCGTCTACTTCGGTGCAAGTGTCAATAGCGACGGAAGTGTCAATTGTTAGTGATAATCAAGTACAATACAGGTCATAAGAGATCCAGTCAACTTCAAGAATAATTCCAATTTAATCCCATTCATTAGCTCAATGCTTCGATGCAACGTGGATACTGTTCCACTATTTTTGCACGTGGTCGGAGGGACACGCCACTAGAGAACAGGTCATACCGTAACGCTTAAACGATTCCAACTCTATAACCCCGCGGCAGTCAATTATattcgatttttccttcccttcacTTCCCGGGAATTATACTCCGGTGCGTGCGTCTCTCCCCACCAAAACGTCCGTCCAATCGTACGCACATGATTTTTGTTGATTGTCGTCATCGAACGGCAGAGCACATGCCCCATTCAAACGACAACTGTTATCGTGCTAATGGGGCCTCCATCACCTCTCCAAAACGACCACCAACTGCTCCCCACTGGGACGCTTGTCGTCTACTAGGCTTCATTGATCCATCATTCCGGTGGATTGACAAGTTTTCGCACGCCTATTCCCTTGGCCTACCTCCGATACACTCCCAATCGATAGAGTGTATAGTGTCAATTTGGGCAAATTAATGATGACGACCGCTTCCATCGTTCCGATTTCCTTTACCAGTGCAGTGGTGACAAACTTCCATAGGCCAGCCACGAGCCATAGCGTCATGGTATGGCTCGGGTGGCTTCACGCATATTCATCAGCACCTTTTGCTATCCAAACCGTGGTAATAGACGAATCAGACGAAACATTATCGAGTTTTTTTCGGTGTGTACTCAGCATGGAGGACCTATTTATAAATGCCCAACGTCTTCGTGGCAAATTTAACGGAGCATCTTCAACAGTTGAAGTTTGCTTTCCCTTCCCCAGTCATCTAACACGGCAGCACAAAATTGGCAACTTCCGCAAGATGACACAATTAAGATTAGCCTGTGTGATCATTCCGTGATCATAAGGCAGATGATAGCTCTACCGCTTCTGTCCACCGGAGAAGCATTCCAAAAGAACTCTTTCTTAGGTCGATTTTGTTGGGGAGGTTTTCAGTGACAAATCATGCTGAAAATTGCGACATTAAGCAGCTTAAGTGCAGGCAAACATTACGCGTGGTCGATAATGGATAGTGTAAACAGGGCGCtccttttaaaataaattcactgAGCTTGGCATCTTTTCGAGTCATGACCCATAAACGCTTTAGCCAATCCGCTGAGATTTAGTTTGAAGCGGTTTGCTATTAAAAGAAGCATTAGCTACACGAAGTCACGTGTCTGCAGTTCTGCTAGCTGTTTTAGATATTAGAACCCAACACAGTAGATGTAATGCttctcataaatcttccaTCAATCAACCATCGATAACCAACTCCGAGTATGCAGCGATGACCTCGAATTGGACAGATTATCTTCCTGAAGAATATGCGCGATAAGGCGAACCTTTAATTGATGGATTAGGTTCGAGCGATAAATCACCTCAGGGAACAGGGTGTTAGCATTATGTAGCAGAGCGAGAGCCTTATCGATTGAACGATTAGTTCTAGACTGACCGTATCACTTCCTCAGGCCAGTGACAGATGCAGTAGTTTCCCGTACCTGAGCATCAGACCTCTAGCGATAAGATAATATACACACCATGTGCTCATCATTTGCGTCTTGCTCGCTCTCTGTTGTCAACGTGCGCTGCCATCAATAGTTGACGATTTTCCCTTCCTGTGATCCTGGTTGCTGGAACAATGCTTTCTCCGCAAAATATCCCATCAATGATAACGAAACGATATAGCATTATCTGCACTCTCTTCTCCTCTGCACAGATCTCTACACGCCACGGCCAAGTGGAAATGTCAAGTGCCTCCCGTGCCCCGTGTTCTGGAATGTGCCGCACCAAACGCTTTAGCATACGACTACTGAACTGCTAGGCGCTATAGAaggatcgtgtgtgtgtgtgtgcgcggggTCTTATCACCCGGGACAGTGAAAGTAGGGTTCCTTGCACTAGTAGTGTGCAGTTGTGTGTTCGGCAAGGCAGGCTGTTCTCGAACATCATGACGGCCGCCGCAGAACCTAAGGCTGCCGCCGGCCTGAAGCGCGAAATGGGCCTCATGTCGGCGATTAACGTGATCATCAGCGTTATGATTGGGTCCGGTATCTTCGTGTCTCCAACGGCCGCCCTACGCTATTCCGGCAGTGTCGGATTCTGCCTGGTCGTGTGGACCGTTTGTGGTGGAATCTCGCTTCTGGGGGCACTTTGTTTTGCAGAGCTGGGCACGGTTGTGCCTCGGTCCGGTGCTGAGTATGCTTATCTTATTGAGGCGTTTAAAAAATCCCACTCCTTCTGGGGTCCGCTGCCTTCGTTCATATGCGCGTGGGTATATGTGATGATACTTCGACCAGCAGAAATAGCCGTCATCATATTGACGTTTGCCGAGTACTCGATACTGCCATTCCGCCATCTACTTGGGCTGGAGTATATGCCGGCCGAGGATTTGCATCTGCTGATCAAGCTGATAGGCATCTTAGGATTAGGTAATATGGCGCCCATGCTCTACCGTTGAAACCGTTATGACAATCTTGCTAATCTTCTGCCACTGTAGGGATTATCACCTACATCAATCTCAGTAGTGTGAAACTGTACGTCACCATCAACAACGTGTTCGGGTTTTGCAAGGTGTTCGCCTGTCTGGTGGTCATCTTTGGCGGCATCTATCAGCTTGCGATTGGTAATACGGAAAATTTGGCCGGTGGTTTTCAAGGGACTAACACCAGCCCCGGTCACATTGCACTTGCCTTTTACAAT encodes the following:
- the LOC126562721 gene encoding nitric oxide synthase-interacting protein homolog, with protein sequence MTRHARNCTAGAVYTYHEKKKDAANSGFGTTSRRIGKDSVKSFDCCSLTLQPCRNPVITKDGYLFDKEAILTYIISKKNEYSRKMKEYEKQVKQDEEEETAKANAEQQKKLDRFISTEKNIVSSKAVIPSVEKPSTSGAISNVSLGKRKELPSFWVPSQTPAAKVSRIEKPDSKIYCPVSNKPLKAKDLIEVKFTLVKDPSDKKSLIAKENRYMCAVTHDILNNSVPCAVLKPTGDVVTIECIEKIIKKDMIHPLTNERLSESDIIPLQRGGTGFATTNEKLEAKEQKPCLQV